Proteins encoded by one window of Halictus rubicundus isolate RS-2024b chromosome 18, iyHalRubi1_principal, whole genome shotgun sequence:
- the LOC143362837 gene encoding trypsin-1: MNNAVNNATTVDDKNFLEWLYGVIGASTTTTTTRLPPPANTNKICPPCKCGLTNTQKRIVGGTETQVNQYPWMVLMMFRGRFYCGGSVINSRYVLTAAHCVDRFDPKLMSVRILVHNRNTTETDARTFKVDSVMKHSGYSSFNYNNDIALVKLTESIEFEGKMRPVCLPEREKTFAGINATVTGWGAIEESGPISQTLQEVKVPILTNTECRNTKYPSRRITDNMICAGYKEGAKDSCQGDSGGPLHIANDNNYHIVGVVSWGEGCARPGYPGVYSRVNRYLTWISRNTMDACYC, translated from the exons ATGAATAATGCAGTGAATAACGCGACGACGGTGGATGACAAAAATTTTTTGGAATGGTTATATGGTGTCATAGGAgcgtcaacaacaacaacaacaacacgaCTTCCGCCACCAGCAAATACTAATAAAATATGTCCACCTTGCA AATGCGGGCTGACAAATACACAAAAGCGTATAGTGGGCGGCACTGAGACGCAAGTTAATCAATATCCATGGATGGTATTAATGATGTTTAGAGGACGATTCTATTGTGGCGGATCTGTTATAAACTCTCGCTATGTATTAACTGCAGCACATTGCGTTGACAG GTTCGATCCAAAACTCATGTCGGTTCGGATATTGGTGCACAATCGAAATACGACAGAAACCGACGCGCGAACGTTTAAGGTTGACAGCGTGATGAAACATAGTGGTTATTCATCGTTCAACTATAACAACGACATTGCTCTAGTCAAATTAACCGAGTCCATAGAATTTGAGGGGAAAATGAGGCCTGTGTGTCTCCCAGAAAGAG AGAAAACTTTTGCTGGCATAAACGCCACAGTAACCGGATGGGGCGCGATCGAGGAATCTGGTCCTATTTCCCAGACTCTACAGGAAGTCAAGGTGCCCATACTCACGAACACTGAATGTCGTAATACTAAATATCCATCGCGAAGGATCACGGACAATATGATCTGCGCTGGTTACAAAGAGGGAGCGAAGGATTCATGTCAG gGAGACAGCGGTGGTCCATTACACATCGCCAACGACAACAATTATCATATAGTTG GAGTCGTATCCTGGGGCGAAGGATGCGCGAGACCAGGCTACCCCGGCGTTTATAGCAGAGTAAACCGATATCTGACATGGATCTCCCGCAACACCATGGATGCCTGTTACTGTTGA